A portion of the Legionellales bacterium genome contains these proteins:
- the waaF gene encoding lipopolysaccharide heptosyltransferase II, translating into MNNNILIIGPAWIGDMVIAQSLYRLLKQRQPEANIDVIAPSWCAPLLSRMPEIRACLEFKIAHGKLGLAQRYQFAQQLKKNHYQQAIILPNSFKSALIPWLAKIPQRRGYRGECRYGLINDRRLLNKKKYPSLVERFALLASPANTPLPATLPWPALTVDKNAQALTLKKYHLATEKPILILCPGAAYGPAKRWPISHFAEVANDYLQRDWQVWLLGGKAEKNLHDQIQSACHHRCQDLSMTSLTEAIDLMALANLIISNDSGLMHIAASVARPLIAIYGSSDPHYTPPLSQHAHIVSLELSCSPCFQRECPLHHLNCLQHITPHHIITTANNLV; encoded by the coding sequence GTGAATAATAATATTTTAATTATCGGTCCGGCGTGGATTGGCGATATGGTGATCGCACAATCGTTATATCGTTTATTAAAACAACGTCAACCCGAAGCCAACATTGATGTCATTGCGCCAAGCTGGTGTGCGCCGCTATTATCTCGCATGCCGGAAATTCGTGCCTGTTTGGAATTTAAAATTGCTCATGGCAAACTCGGTTTAGCACAACGCTATCAATTTGCCCAGCAGCTTAAAAAAAATCACTACCAACAAGCTATCATTTTACCTAACTCCTTTAAATCCGCATTAATCCCATGGCTGGCAAAAATCCCACAGCGTCGAGGTTATCGGGGCGAATGCCGTTATGGTTTAATCAACGATAGGCGTTTATTAAATAAAAAAAAATATCCATCACTAGTGGAACGTTTTGCCTTATTGGCTTCTCCCGCAAATACGCCACTTCCAGCAACACTCCCATGGCCTGCATTAACCGTCGACAAAAATGCTCAAGCGCTGACTTTAAAAAAATATCATTTAGCGACAGAAAAACCTATTTTAATTCTCTGCCCAGGCGCTGCCTATGGCCCTGCCAAACGTTGGCCGATTTCACATTTTGCAGAAGTGGCCAATGATTATTTGCAACGTGATTGGCAAGTGTGGCTGTTAGGCGGTAAGGCTGAAAAAAATTTACATGATCAAATCCAATCTGCCTGCCATCATCGTTGTCAGGATTTATCGATGACAAGTTTAACTGAAGCCATCGATTTAATGGCACTCGCTAATTTAATTATTAGTAATGATTCTGGATTAATGCATATTGCAGCGAGTGTAGCCCGTCCATTAATCGCAATTTATGGCTCAAGCGATCCCCATTACACGCCACCGTTAAGTCAACACGCCCATATCGTTTCATTAGAATTATCGTGTAGCCCTTGTTTTCAACGCGAATGTCCACTGCACCATTTAAATTGTTTGCAACACATTACTCCACATCACATTATTACCACAGCAAATAATCTAGTATAA
- the tgt gene encoding tRNA guanosine(34) transglycosylase Tgt, with product MTQSNPAIQVEILAQHRRYPARVTKVTTAHGEFITPCFMPVGTRAAVNCMSVEQLKDAGSQIILGGNTYHMLLAPGMEIIQQLRGMHHLMNWHAPMLTDSGGYQVFSLSRNQKICKIDDQGAHFKHPINGKMLHLTPQSSLSAQKIIGADIIMAFDQCTPEEGGRKVAEQALKRTHAWLEHSKLFHLENPLSAYGYPQALFGIIQGGSFRDLRQQSCEVILAMELDGIAIGGEAIGYDMEKTKEILSWLEPSIPQQKTRYTMGVGLFPQDLIEVSQWGIDIYDCVAPTRNARHGALYCGHPQIKEDWLYFHSEEDRGRLLIKKSQYASDDKPICEQCDCYTCQHYSRGYLHYLFKEKQNLYFNLACIHNIRMMHKTTDVMREVIIANAAP from the coding sequence ATGACACAGTCCAATCCCGCTATTCAAGTTGAAATTTTAGCGCAACATCGACGTTACCCCGCTCGTGTGACTAAAGTCACGACTGCTCACGGTGAATTTATTACGCCTTGTTTTATGCCGGTTGGCACCCGTGCGGCAGTGAATTGTATGAGTGTCGAACAATTAAAAGACGCGGGATCGCAAATTATTTTAGGTGGCAATACTTATCATATGTTACTTGCACCTGGTATGGAAATTATTCAACAATTGCGTGGCATGCATCACTTGATGAATTGGCATGCACCCATGTTAACCGATAGCGGCGGTTATCAAGTATTCAGTTTATCGCGTAATCAAAAAATCTGTAAAATCGACGATCAGGGTGCGCATTTTAAACATCCCATTAATGGAAAAATGTTGCATTTAACGCCGCAATCGTCGCTGAGTGCTCAAAAAATTATTGGTGCCGATATTATTATGGCGTTTGATCAATGCACTCCCGAAGAGGGCGGGCGAAAAGTGGCTGAGCAAGCCTTAAAGCGCACGCATGCTTGGTTAGAGCATTCCAAATTATTTCATCTTGAAAATCCACTCTCCGCGTATGGTTATCCCCAAGCCTTATTTGGCATTATCCAAGGCGGAAGTTTTCGCGATTTACGCCAGCAAAGTTGTGAAGTGATTTTAGCGATGGAACTGGATGGCATTGCCATTGGCGGTGAGGCAATTGGCTATGATATGGAAAAAACCAAGGAAATTTTGTCGTGGCTAGAACCTAGTATTCCCCAACAAAAAACTCGCTATACCATGGGAGTAGGATTATTTCCGCAAGATTTAATTGAAGTGAGTCAATGGGGAATTGATATTTATGATTGTGTCGCCCCCACTCGCAATGCCCGCCACGGCGCACTCTATTGCGGCCATCCGCAAATTAAAGAGGATTGGCTATATTTTCATAGCGAAGAAGATCGCGGGCGTTTACTCATTAAAAAAAGCCAATATGCGAGTGATGATAAACCCATTTGTGAACAGTGTGATTGTTACACGTGCCAACATTATTCACGCGGCTATTTACATTATTTATTTAAAGAAAAACAAAATTTATATTTTAATTTAGCCTGCATTCATAATATCCGCATGATGCATAAAACAACTGACGTCATGCGCGAGGTGATTATAGCAAATGCCGCACCCTAA